Proteins encoded by one window of Camelus bactrianus isolate YW-2024 breed Bactrian camel chromosome 9, ASM4877302v1, whole genome shotgun sequence:
- the AKT2 gene encoding RAC-beta serine/threonine-protein kinase: MNEVSVIKEGWLHKRGEYIKTWRPRYFLLKSDGSFIGYKERPEAPDQTLPPLNNFSVAECQLMKTERPRPNTFVIRCLQWTTVIERTFHVDSPDERQEWMRAIQMVANSLKQRGPGEDPMDYKCGSPSDSSAAEEMEVAVSKARAKVTMNDFDYLKLLGKGTFGKVILVREKATGRYYAMKILRKEVIIAKDEVAHTVTESRVLQNTRHPFLTALKYAFQTHDRLCFVMEYANGGELFFHLSRERVFTEERARFYGAEIVSALEYLHSRDVVYRDIKLENLMLDKDGHIKITDFGLCKEGISDGATMKTFCGTPEYLAPEVLEDNDYGRAVDWWGLGVVMYEMMCGRLPFYNQDHERLFELILMEEIRFPRTLGPEAKSLLAGLLKKDPKQRLGGGPSDAKEVMEHRFFLSVNWQDVVQKKLLPPFKPQVTSEVDTRYFDDEFTAQSITITPPDRYDSLGSLELDQRTHFPQFSYSASIRE; this comes from the exons GTGAATACATCAAGACCTGGAGGCCCCGGTACTTCCTGCTGAAGAGCGATGGCTCCTTCATTGGATACAAGGAGCGGCCCGAAGCCCCCGACCAGACTCTGCCCCCCTTAAACAACTTCTCTGTTGCAG AATGCCAGCTGATGAAGACCGAGAGACCACGGCCCAACACCTTTGTCATACGCTGCCTGCAGTGGACCACAGTCATTGAGAGGACCTTCCATGTAGACTCTCCGGATGAGAGGCAA GAGTGGATGCGGGCCATCCAGATGGTTGCCAACAGTCTCAAGCAGCGGGGCCCAGGTGAGGACCCCATGGACTACAAGTGTGGCTCCCCCAGCGACTCTTCTGCGGCTGAGGAGATGGAGGTGGCAGTTAGCAAGGCTCGGGCCAAGGTG ACCATGAACGACTTCGACTATCTCAAACTCCTGGGCAAGGGCACCTTTGGCAAGGTCATCCTGGTGCGGGAAAAGGCCACCGGCCGCTACTATGCCATGAAGATCCTGCGGAAGGAGGTTATCATCGCCAAG GATGAAGTCGCCCACACAGTCACCGAGAGCCGGGTCCTCCAGAACACCAGGCACCCGTTCCTCACT GCGCTGAAGTATGCCTTCCAGACCCACGACCGCCTGTGCTTCGTGATGGAGTATGCCAACGGCGGTGAG CTGTTCTTCCACCTGTCCCGGGAGCGTGTCTTCACAGAGGAGCGGGCCCGCTTCTACGGCGCGGAGATCGTCTCGGCCCTGGAGTACCTGCACTCACGGGACGTGGTGTACCGCGACATCAAG CTGGAAAACCTCATGCTGGACAAAGATGGCCACATCAAGATCACTGACTTCGGCCTGTGCAAAGAGGGCATCAGTGACGGGGCCACCATGAAAACCTTCTGTGGGACCCCTGAGTACCTGGCACCTGAG GTGCTGGAGGACAACGACTATGGCCGGGCGGTGGACTGGTGGGGGCTGGGCGTGGTCATGTACGAGATGATGTGCGGCCGCCTGCCCTTCTACAACCAGGACCACGAGCGCCTCTTCGAGCTCATCCTCATGGAGGAGATCCGCTTCCCACGCACGCTCGGCCCCGAGGCCAAGTCCCTGCTTGCGGGGCTGCTCAAGAAGGACCCCAAGCAGAG GCTCGGCGGGGGGCCCAGTGATGCCAAGGAGGTCATGGAGCACAGGTTCTTCCTCAGTGTCAACTGGCAGGACGTGGTGCAGAAGAAG CTCCTGCCACCCTTCAAACCTCAGGTCACATCTGAGGTTGACACAAGGTACTTTGACGATGAGTTCACCGCCCAGTCCATCACGATCACCCCCCCGGACCGCT ATGACAGCCTGGGCTCGCTCGAACTGGACCAGCGGACCCACTTCCCCCAGTTCTCCTATTCGGCCAGCATCCGAGAGTGA